From Mauremys mutica isolate MM-2020 ecotype Southern chromosome 23, ASM2049712v1, whole genome shotgun sequence, a single genomic window includes:
- the TCEA3 gene encoding transcription elongation factor A protein 3, translating to MGRAEELVRIAKKLDKMVTRKNTDGALDLLKELNGYTMTIELLQSTRIGVAVNAVRKQCSDEEVVALAKILIKNWKRLLESSGTPKREKALEGQKDKKEKSLDFPSWQPEGANSHPVKRCKSPAEKHKAKDKGRDFPNHKAVGPLPGSKKHSSDQKQDRKSSKSGSHTAAPKSHSADSKPDRETSDCRALPATSKKLHSDGKKERRDSADSRSSTITTASSSSSPQKRPSVERRPSTGSNPAASPPGSRKNSSDGKEERPNSGRSKAETPKTPSSPSSPTFAPTICFLASCYLTGDSVRDKCVEMISAALKMDDDYKQFGVNCDKMASEIEDHIFQELKSTDMKYRNRVRSRISNLKDPKNPNLRRNVLNGAISPSLIARMTAEEMASDELKELRNAMTLEAIREHQMAKTGGTTTDLFQCGKCKKKNCTYNQVQTRSADEPMTTFVLCNECGNRWKFC from the exons GACGGAGCTCTGGATCTGCTGAAAGAACTGAACGGCTACACGATGACCATCGAGCTGCTGCAG TCCACGAGAATTGGCGTGGCCGTCAACGCTGTCCGGAAGCAGTGCTCGGATGAAGAGGTGGTGGCCCTGGCGAAAATCCTCATCAAGAACTGGAAACGGCTGCTAG AGTCCTCGGGGACCCCGAAGAGAGAGAAGGCCCTGGAAGGGCAAAaggataaaaaagaaaaaagtctcgACTTTCCCAGCTGGCAGCCTGAAGGGGCGAATTCCCATCCAGTGAAACGCTGCAAAAGCCCAGCTGAGAAGCACAAGGCAAAGGACAAAGGAAG GGACTTTCCCAACCATAAGGCAGTGGGCCCTCTTCCTGGCTCGAAGAAACATTCATCGGATCAGAAACAGGACAG GAAATCCAGCAAGTCCGGCTCTCACACGGCAGCCCCAAAGAGTCATTCTGCAGACTCCAAGCCAGACAG GGAGACCAGCGACTGCAGGGCTCTTCCCGCCACCTCTAAAAAGTTGCACTCGGACGGCAAGAAAGAGAG GAGAGACTCTGCAGACTCCAGATCTTCCACCATCACCactgcctcctcctcttcctcccctcagAAGAGACCATCGGTGGAAAG GAGGCCCTCTACAGGCTCCAACCCAGCAGCCTCTCCCCCCGGCTCTCGGAAGAACTCCAGTGATGGCAAAGAGGAAAG ACCCAACAGCGGCAGATCCAAAGCCGAGACCCCCAAGACTCCCAGCAGCCCCTCGAGTCCCACGTTCGCGCCGACCATCTGCTTCCTGGCGTCCTGCTACCTCACGGGCGACTCGGTGCGGGACAAGTGCGTCGAGATGATCTCGGCCGCCCTGAAAATGGATG ATGATTACAAACAGTTTGGAGTCAACTGTGACAAGATGGCCTCTGAAATCGAAGATC ATATCTTCCAAGAGCTGAAGAGCACGGACATGAAGTACCGCAACCGCGTGAGGAGCAGGATCAGTAACCTGAAGGACCCCAAGAATCCCAACCTGCGGAGGAACGTGCTGAATGGAGCCATCTCCCCCAGCCTCATTGCGAGGATGACGGCAGAG GAGATGGCGAGCGACGAACTGAAGGAGCTGAGGAATGCCATGACCCTAGAAGCCATCCGGGAGCATCAGATGGCGAAGACTGGGGGCACCACCACGGACCTCTTCCAGTGCGGCAAGTGCAAGAAGAAGAATTGCACTTACAACCAG GTCCAGACGCGTAGCGCCGATGAACCCATGACAACGTTCGTGCTGTGTAACGAGTGCGGGAACCGCTGGAAG TTCTGCTGA
- the LOC123355228 gene encoding regulator of G-protein signaling 19-like isoform X1: MTSCQGTWGPQQRDRQAASGRQPGQSHQSLRPCSLSGRRGLCWGCAEAPCPLFRAASGALRAAASVSGVRPPPAGPSREGAPGPRRTPAPGALRRQPQQTGASPARAQGMESSPSEKGRRRSETWHPRCCCCGPKPCCFCWRCCSRCSRSRTVRRRRRDGFGHKTSSVSQLEIPPAHEERLTLEEASSWKRSFDCVLASPAGRSVFVEFLRTEHSDENMAFWLACEELKREQSQEQVCEKAKKIYLDYISILSPKEVSIDATVRESINRSLARPSAHIFNEAQAQVYALMHRDSYPRFLSSPLYRSLEQRLSALACDT; encoded by the exons ATGACCAGCTGTCAGGGTACATGGGGACCTCAGCAGAGAGACCGCCAGGCTGCTAGCGGAAGGCAACCAGGCCAATCACATCAATCGCTgcggccctgctccctgtctgggcGCAGGGGGTTGTGCTGGGGGTGTGcagaagccccctgccccctattcCGGGCAGCCAGCGGGGCTCTGCGGGCTGCCGCCTCGGTGAGCGGGGTTAGGCCGCCCCCTGCCGGCCCGAGCAGGGaaggagccccgggcccccgcCGCACTCCGGCCCCAGGAGCTCTCCGCAGGCAGCCCCAGCAAACAGGCGCCTCCCCTGCACGGGCTCAG GGAATGGAGTCCAGCCCGTCGGAAAAAGGCAGGCGGCGCTCCGAGACCTGGCACCCGCGGTGCTGCTGCTGCGGCCCCAAACCCTGCTGCTTCTGCTGGCGCTGCTGCAGCAGGTGCTCAAG GAGTCGGACGGTGAGAAGGAGACGAAGAGACGGGTTCGGGCACAAGACATCCAGTGTCTCCCAGCTGGAGATCCCCCCGGCCCACGAGGAAAG GCTCACGCTGGAAGAAGCGTCCTCCTGGAAGCGCTCATTTGATTGTGTATTGGCGAGCCCGGCTGGCCGGAGCGTCTTCGTGGAGTTCCTGCGGACAGAGCACAGTGACGAGAACATGGCCTTCTGGCTGGCCTGCGAGGAGCTCAagagggagcagagccaggagcaggtCTGCGAGAAAGCCAAGAAGATCTACCTGGATTACATCTCCATCCTGTCCCCAAAGGAG GTCAGCATCGATGCTACCGTGCGCGAGTCAATCAACAGGTCCCTGGCGAGGCCCAGCGCGCACATATTCAACGAGGCCCAGGCACAAGTCTATGCCCTCATGCACCGAGACTCCTACCCCAGGTTCCTGAGCTCACCACTGTACAGGTCGCTGGAGCAGAGACTGTCCGCCCTGGCTTGTGACACGTAG
- the LOC123355228 gene encoding regulator of G-protein signaling 19-like isoform X3 yields the protein MESSPSEKGRRRSETWHPRCCCCGPKPCCFCWRCCSRCSRSRTVRRRRRDGFGHKTSSVSQLEIPPAHEERLTLEEASSWKRSFDCVLASPAGRSVFVEFLRTEHSDENMAFWLACEELKREQSQEQVCEKAKKIYLDYISILSPKEVSIDATVRESINRSLARPSAHIFNEAQAQVYALMHRDSYPRFLSSPLYRSLEQRLSALACDT from the exons ATGGAGTCCAGCCCGTCGGAAAAAGGCAGGCGGCGCTCCGAGACCTGGCACCCGCGGTGCTGCTGCTGCGGCCCCAAACCCTGCTGCTTCTGCTGGCGCTGCTGCAGCAGGTGCTCAAG GAGTCGGACGGTGAGAAGGAGACGAAGAGACGGGTTCGGGCACAAGACATCCAGTGTCTCCCAGCTGGAGATCCCCCCGGCCCACGAGGAAAG GCTCACGCTGGAAGAAGCGTCCTCCTGGAAGCGCTCATTTGATTGTGTATTGGCGAGCCCGGCTGGCCGGAGCGTCTTCGTGGAGTTCCTGCGGACAGAGCACAGTGACGAGAACATGGCCTTCTGGCTGGCCTGCGAGGAGCTCAagagggagcagagccaggagcaggtCTGCGAGAAAGCCAAGAAGATCTACCTGGATTACATCTCCATCCTGTCCCCAAAGGAG GTCAGCATCGATGCTACCGTGCGCGAGTCAATCAACAGGTCCCTGGCGAGGCCCAGCGCGCACATATTCAACGAGGCCCAGGCACAAGTCTATGCCCTCATGCACCGAGACTCCTACCCCAGGTTCCTGAGCTCACCACTGTACAGGTCGCTGGAGCAGAGACTGTCCGCCCTGGCTTGTGACACGTAG
- the LOC123355228 gene encoding regulator of G-protein signaling 19-like isoform X4, which produces MSQGWMAGGGWRGWMLKRERVMQLPGLCLEVTSLSLALSSSPRLTLEEASSWKRSFDCVLASPAGRSVFVEFLRTEHSDENMAFWLACEELKREQSQEQVCEKAKKIYLDYISILSPKEVSIDATVRESINRSLARPSAHIFNEAQAQVYALMHRDSYPRFLSSPLYRSLEQRLSALACDT; this is translated from the exons ATGAGTCAGGGATGGATGGCGGGCGGGGGATGGAGGGGCTGGATGCTGAAAAGGGAACGTGTCATGCAGTTGCCAGGACTCTGTCTAGAGGTCAcgtctctctcgctcgctctctcctCGTCTCCTAGGCTCACGCTGGAAGAAGCGTCCTCCTGGAAGCGCTCATTTGATTGTGTATTGGCGAGCCCGGCTGGCCGGAGCGTCTTCGTGGAGTTCCTGCGGACAGAGCACAGTGACGAGAACATGGCCTTCTGGCTGGCCTGCGAGGAGCTCAagagggagcagagccaggagcaggtCTGCGAGAAAGCCAAGAAGATCTACCTGGATTACATCTCCATCCTGTCCCCAAAGGAG GTCAGCATCGATGCTACCGTGCGCGAGTCAATCAACAGGTCCCTGGCGAGGCCCAGCGCGCACATATTCAACGAGGCCCAGGCACAAGTCTATGCCCTCATGCACCGAGACTCCTACCCCAGGTTCCTGAGCTCACCACTGTACAGGTCGCTGGAGCAGAGACTGTCCGCCCTGGCTTGTGACACGTAG
- the LOC123355228 gene encoding regulator of G-protein signaling 20-like isoform X2: MRPSGERGRAVPRRSPGLAFSPSRQGMESSPSEKGRRRSETWHPRCCCCGPKPCCFCWRCCSRCSRSRTVRRRRRDGFGHKTSSVSQLEIPPAHEERLTLEEASSWKRSFDCVLASPAGRSVFVEFLRTEHSDENMAFWLACEELKREQSQEQVCEKAKKIYLDYISILSPKEVSIDATVRESINRSLARPSAHIFNEAQAQVYALMHRDSYPRFLSSPLYRSLEQRLSALACDT; the protein is encoded by the exons ATGCGTCCGTCTGGAGAACGTGGACGAGCTGTGCCCAGGCGATCCCCCGGCCTTGCTTTCTCCCCCTCTCGCCAGGGAATGGAGTCCAGCCCGTCGGAAAAAGGCAGGCGGCGCTCCGAGACCTGGCACCCGCGGTGCTGCTGCTGCGGCCCCAAACCCTGCTGCTTCTGCTGGCGCTGCTGCAGCAGGTGCTCAAG GAGTCGGACGGTGAGAAGGAGACGAAGAGACGGGTTCGGGCACAAGACATCCAGTGTCTCCCAGCTGGAGATCCCCCCGGCCCACGAGGAAAG GCTCACGCTGGAAGAAGCGTCCTCCTGGAAGCGCTCATTTGATTGTGTATTGGCGAGCCCGGCTGGCCGGAGCGTCTTCGTGGAGTTCCTGCGGACAGAGCACAGTGACGAGAACATGGCCTTCTGGCTGGCCTGCGAGGAGCTCAagagggagcagagccaggagcaggtCTGCGAGAAAGCCAAGAAGATCTACCTGGATTACATCTCCATCCTGTCCCCAAAGGAG GTCAGCATCGATGCTACCGTGCGCGAGTCAATCAACAGGTCCCTGGCGAGGCCCAGCGCGCACATATTCAACGAGGCCCAGGCACAAGTCTATGCCCTCATGCACCGAGACTCCTACCCCAGGTTCCTGAGCTCACCACTGTACAGGTCGCTGGAGCAGAGACTGTCCGCCCTGGCTTGTGACACGTAG